tattcttactgcttcgtCAGATGCTCTCCGATGTTCTATTATGgaccttcttggctcagaatttgctatgaaggacttaggtcctttgaactattttcttggcattgcggtgacccgtcacaaggggggtatgtttctatcacaacgaagttatgcggcggacattattgaacgtgcaggaatgtcctcgtgtaagccttcttccactccagttgacactaaaccgaaggtcagtgcctcttctggcgatctgtgtgaagatcccactcatttccggagccttgcaggtgctcttcagtatcttaccttcaccagaccggatatttcttatgctgtccagcagatttgtcttcatatgcatgctccacgagatacgcatatggttgctcttaagcggattattcggtatattcagggtacacttgatcatggtttgcatctctccTCATCgtcagttactgatttggtttcatacactgatgctgattggggggggggggggggatgtctagacaccagacgctcgacctcgggttattgcgtgtttttgggagataatttgatatcctggtcatctaagcgccaacttactctttcccgctctagtgcggaagcagaatataggggggtcgctaatgttgtttctgaatcatgctggatacgtaatcttctcttggaactacattgtccgatccctaaggctactttagtttattgtgataacgtcagtgccatttacctgtcaggaaatccagtccaacatcagcgcaccaagcacattgagatggatatacattttgttcgtgaaaaggtggcgcgcggccacgtccgtgtccttcatgttccgtcccgatatcagctcgccgatattttcactaagggactgccacaggtcttatttgaggattttcgggacagtctcagcgttcgtaaacctcccgtttcgactgcgggggtgtgataaatagtgtaaatatgtagtaaaagaatattttgtaaatcttctattttaggttagtatagtttgtatcctaataggacattgtaactatggtatatttaccaactcaatcaatgagaatgatcacggaattaatctctttcatggacGACTAAAGTTCTTTAAATTGTTTAGTTTTATTTAATTTGTTTAGTATAGATTAGATTTTCTTCAATTGCCAACTACTAATCTTAAGACGTAATGTGACTGGCTAAATTGCATTTGTTAACTTTCTCACCATGTGTGGTGCGAGtaaagggaaaaaaagaaaagaaaaagaaatcctGTTCCTTTATCGAATTCAAATTTTATACATTGGCAAATgaaagtttgtttagagtattggttGTATAGTTTAACATATTATCTATGAATTGACGTGTGTTGACACTTCAATACGAGACCAAATTTATCTTAGTTGACAAAGACAATTGCAGTTAGTGGGATCAAGTAATATGCTTACATCCATTTTTAATCTGTACGACTTTCCCAAGTGGACGATGACTATACATTAGTAATATCATACGTAATATTCTTACAGCTAGTGTCAGCACTGGTGCAATAACACGTCGTCAAACAAAAATTAcgagtgtcttttttttttttttttttagtttgctATGAAAGTTTGCTAGATATTACGAGTGTCAAACAAAAAAACCATACGTTTAATTTTCTTATATCTAGCTAGAGAATTTATCTTGGATTACTTGTTAATAAAACTATAAAGAAGCAGAGTGATTTAAAGAAATACCCACCTTATACATCAGATAATTCTCCTACAAGTCTTGTACACCTCTAGTAAAACATGAATTGAACTTTAACAGGATATATATATCACAATATTAATATGATCGTCGGGTTGTTGGTTCTTTCCTACTCTACATAGAATTATGGATTTTATATGAAATGtacaaaacattttttttttcaaatgaaaTGTACTAATCTACTATGGCAATTTTTAGCCATTCGTGGCTAGagtgatcaaaaaaaaaaaaaaaagctgagGTAAATAAAATTATATTTGTGTATCTAATTTTTCAccgttgtggcctttgttataAATTAAGATTATGGTTGTAAATTCATAATAGACATGTCCCTGGTTGCTTATAAATTACATGCCTCAAAATTCTTTTTAAGAAACAATAATAGATTGATAATTTTAATTTTGATAAAATTAACTACAATATCTTGATCTGATAAGTGATAACTACCAGACATGCAGTTCCACTAATTAAGAAGTTATTTTCTATTACATAACTGAAAAATTGGCTGTTGAAATTGAAAGCTTATTCAGAAAAAGTCGACTAATTCTTTAGTTAGCTAGGAGTAATATACACCAAATTAAAACGCGTGAAGTGCATTTTCAGAGCAATCAATCCCACTGGCGCTTAAATTTTATAGTATGTCTATATTTATGAGACTTAAAAAATGGTAACATATCGCTGAAAGAAGAGGTAAAGAATCAACAAATAAAATTGACTGAGCAAAATCTGAAACAGCTAACGacaaaacttatatatatatcaaagtaaCTCCCGAATGTCACATTGCTTATAGCTTTAATACACCATATAAGAAATACATACAAGTAAGACTTAATAACTCGTTAACCAAGGTACATTCGAGACCAAATACTACAAATTAATTATTCTGCCAACAAAGCACACGAACGACAACGTAGTTACTCAAGGAGTAGCGGGTTGGTGTGTTGGAGAAAGCGTAGGTTTTGGCCAACTTGGAAGCTTGAGATTTGACACAGCTGGGACCTCAGGCTTCGGCCAAGATGGAAGCTTGGGCTTTGACACAGCTGGGACCTCAGGCTTCGGCCAAGATGGAAGCTCGGGCTTTGGCACACTTGGGATTTCAGGCTTTGGCCAACTTGGAAACTCTAGCTTTGGAGCAGCAGGTGTCTCAGGCTTTGGCCAAGATGGAAGCTCAGGCTTTGCACGCTTCGGCGCAGCTGGTACCTCAGGCTTTGTCCAAGATGGAAGCTCGGGCTTTGGCCAACTTGAAAACTCGGGCTTTGGAGCAGCAGGTTTCTCGGGCTTTGGCCAAGATGGAAGCTCGGGCTTCGGCCAACTTGGAAACTCAGGCTTTGGAGCAGCAGGTTTCTCGGGCTTTGGCCAAGATGGAAGCTCGGGCTTCGGCGCAGCTGGGACCTCAGGCTTTGGCCAAGATGGAAGATGGGGCTTTGGTGCAGCTGGGACCTCAGGCTTTGGCCAACTTGGGAATTCTGGCTTTGGAGCAGCAGGTTTCTCAGGCTTTGGCCAAGATGGAAGATCGGGCTTTGgcagacttggaatttcaggctTTGGCGCAGCTGGGACCTCAGGTTTTGGCCAAGATGGAAGCTCGGGCTTTGGCCAACTTGGAAATTCGGGCTTTGGAAAAGCAGGTTTCTCGGGCTTTGTCCATAATGGAAGCTCGAGCTTTGACACAGTTGGGATTTCAGGCTTTGGCGCAGCTGGAACCTCAGGCTTTGGCCAAGATGGAAGTTTGGACTTTGGCCAACTTGAAAACTCGGGCTTCGAAGCTGATGGGCCCTCAGGCTTTGGACCAGCGGGTATCTCTGGCTTTGTCCAAGTTAGAATTTCGGGCTTTGACACATGTTTTTGCAAGGTTGAATCTTTCAAAAATTCCGATTTAAGAATTTTAGGGAGAGGCGTCTCTAGAAGGCGGCGTGCAGTTGCAGTAGTTATCATGTGGTCTTGCATAAAATAGATAAATGTGAGCAGGAAGAGGGAGGTTAGGTTGTAATGCTGAGCCATTTTTTTTCTCAGATCCAAGAAGCTTAGAGAAAAATGTGTTAAAAGCAAATGAAAATTTGATATTCCGTTGTTTTTCCATATGGCCTTATATAAGTTTTACATGCATGCAACAAGGAGGATTTGAAGGGATATGTTAGTTGAACTTTTCACCTATTTGCCTGCCAATATTATGGTATCTTGAATTTGTCTTATGGTACCTATATTGCTCAAATATAGATATTAAAAATATATCTAATAAGGTAATAGTCAAAACTCGTCTTACTGATCACATCTATTCAGTTGGCACTGGGTAGAAAATGCTTGTGACAGTTATACGAAAATAATGGTGGCATTGCATTTTACTTAGAGCAGCTTAATAAGTCAAAGAAAatagcatttttttttataaaatcctATACGATTGTAAAATAAACTCCTCTATAATTGTAAAATAAAATATTGTTAATTTAGCCTTCTACTCTATATTCTAGGTTTTCGATGGTAAGGAAATAAAATATAATTATAGAGGACATATACATGGTCTTATGCTTTTTTGAGAAGCAATGCCAGCAGCGCTTTATTCATAAGATACTAAAAGTAGGAACTATCTAAAGCTAAATTGAAttacaaaatattcataaaaaAATGAACGACCATTTACCCTTTTTCTGAATTCTACTTCTGAATTATTGTTATGCCAAAAAGTAAATTCATCTCCTAATAAATGATAGTAAATTTATAATTTCATACTGTAATTATCCTGGTGAATGAAAAGGCCATTACTGAAAGATACTGTAACGAACTAAGTAAATGATAAAATTAAATCCAATTACACAGAAAAAAATGGTGTCAAATGCTCTCTTTACCGCATTGAATACGACCATTCATTTGGATGATGCTAAAGATACCTATATATAacataaatttcaaaaatattgCAGGGCTTTAATTAAATACGGAAATATTGAATTGATTTGTTTCAATTTTCATGTTGTTAAAGAACTTAAAATTGGCagaaaatgcttatatcaaaaatGGAATCTTATCAACGCATATTCTATCGGCCTTGAAGAATGAAAAGAGCTCGGAAGGCTAATGGTGCTAATTATTATTACGTGCTGCCAGGAAGTGAGATTCAAATTtgattctttcaaattcatatgcATTAGTTGGTACGTATATCTATTGTTGGAAGAAATTTTCTTTAAATGTTCATTTtctaaaatattagaagataggattcattttattattttaaataaGATCTTAACATTCTAAAGTTTAATCTTTAGTGCATATATGTGTTATCAATATCAATGTCGTAAATGATTTAACTATCTGATGCCAATGTCTTTTTGCATTTTTCTAAAACATGACATCTCTAAGAAATAGTAGATTTTACTTTGACTTTAATAGCAGATTTATGCCTTTCAAAAATGGGAAACAGCTTGTGAGGCTTCTTACCAAATATGATTATCGCACTATTTGGGGTTCTTCCAAACATCAAACTTGTTTTTTGCAAAGAATACTAGAGGTGAATAGTCAATCAAAAATGCATGTCACCTCCTAAAGCTATCAAA
The sequence above is a segment of the Lycium barbarum isolate Lr01 chromosome 6, ASM1917538v2, whole genome shotgun sequence genome. Coding sequences within it:
- the LOC132644649 gene encoding protein PELPK1-like, whose amino-acid sequence is MAQHYNLTSLFLLTFIYFMQDHMITTATARRLLETPLPKILKSEFLKDSTLQKHVSKPEILTWTKPEIPAGPKPEGPSASKPEFSSWPKSKLPSWPKPEVPAAPKPEIPTVSKLELPLWTKPEKPAFPKPEFPSWPKPELPSWPKPEVPAAPKPEIPSLPKPDLPSWPKPEKPAAPKPEFPSWPKPEVPAAPKPHLPSWPKPEVPAAPKPELPSWPKPEKPAAPKPEFPSWPKPELPSWPKPEKPAAPKPEFSSWPKPELPSWTKPEVPAAPKRAKPELPSWPKPETPAAPKLEFPSWPKPEIPSVPKPELPSWPKPEVPAVSKPKLPSWPKPEVPAVSNLKLPSWPKPTLSPTHQPATP